Proteins encoded in a region of the Vicia villosa cultivar HV-30 ecotype Madison, WI linkage group LG5, Vvil1.0, whole genome shotgun sequence genome:
- the LOC131606883 gene encoding GABA transporter 1-like, with translation MSTLLPSSIAEHEKSEKQNISIQIQQKDVDAGALFVLKSKGSWVHCGYHLTTSIVAAPLLSLPYAFTFLGWTAGIFFLVIAAMVTFYSYNLLSLVLEHQAKLGNRQLRFRDMARDILGPKWGRYFVGPIQFAVCYGVVVACILLGGQCMKAIYVLSNPIGSMKLYEFVIIFGCFMLILAQIPSFHSLRHINLVSLVLCLLYSAFAAAGSIYIGNSSKGPEKNYSLKGDTENRVFGIFNALSIIATTYGNGIIPEIQATLAPPVKGKMFKGLSVCYAIVIVTFFTVTISGYWAFGNESQGLILSNFVDNGKPLLPKWFIYMSNAFTIAQLSAVSAVYLQPTNELLEQTFGDPKSLEFSTRNVIPRVISRSLAITIATILAAMLPFFGDINSLIGAFGFMPLDFVLPVIFYNLTFKPSKRSTIFWLNVTIVVVFSILGAISAIAAVRQIVLDAKNYKLFANV, from the exons ATGAGTACTCTTCTTCCAAGTTCAATAGCAGAACATGAAAAATCAGAGAAGCAAAATATATCTAtacaaattcaacaaaaagaTGTTGATGCAGGTGCTCTCTTTGTCCTCAAATCAAAAG GATCATGGGTACACTGTGGTTACCACTTAACAACATCTATTGTGGCAGCACCACTTTTAAGTCTTCCTTATGCATTCACCTTTCTTGGATGGACTGCTGGAATATTTTTCTTAGTAATTGCAGCTATGGTTACTTTCTATTCCTATAATTTACTATCTTTGGTTCTAGAACACCAAGCTAAGTTGGGTAATCGTCAGCTTCGATTTCGAGACATGGCTCGCGACATTTTAG GTCCCAAGTGGGGTCGATATTTCGTAGGGCCAATTCAATTTGCGGTATGCTATGGGGTTGTAGTTGCTTGTATTCTTCTTGGTGGTCAATGCATGAAG GCAATTTATGTGTTGTCAAATCCAATTGGATCTATGAAGCTTTACGAGTTTGTCATCATATTTGGTTGCTTCATGTTGATTTTGGCTCAAATCCCCTCTTTTCACTCATTGAGACACATTAATCTTGTCTCTTTAGTTCTTTGCTTACTCTATAGTGCTTTTGCTGCTGCTGGCTCTATATATAttg GAAACTCATCAAAAGGACCGGAAAAGAATTATTCTTTAAAAGGTGATACTGAAAATCGAGTATTCGGAATCTTCAATGCTCTTAGCATTATTGCCACTACATATGGAAATGGAATCATTCCTGAAATTCAGGCTACCTTAGCTCcaccagtaaaaggaaagatgtTCAAAGGATTAAGTGTTTGTTATGCTATAGTTATTGTCACTTTCTTTACTGTTACTATATCTGGTTACTGGGCATTTGGAAATGAATCTCAAGGTCTTATCTTAAGCAACTTTGTGGATAATGGGAAGCCATTATTGCCGAAATGGTTTATTTACATGAGCAATGCTTTTACTATAGCACAGTTGTCGGCAGTTAGTGCG gTGTACTTGCAACCTACAAATGAATTATTAGAGCAAACATTTGGAGATCCAAAAAGTCTTGAGTTCTCGACACGCAATGTTATCCCTCGAGTGATTTCTAGATCATTAGCCATTACTATAGCAACCATTTTAGCCGCCATGCTTCCATTTTTTGGGGACATAAACTCACTTATTGGAGCTTTTGGATTTATGCCACTTGACTTTGTTTTACCTGTAATTTTCTATAATTTGACATTTAAGCCATCTAAGAGAAGTACTATTTTCTGGTTGAATGTAACAATTGTTGTTGTTTTCTCTATTTTGGGAGCTATATCAGCAATTGCAGCTGTTAGACAGATAGTCCTTGATGCCAAAAATTATAAACTATTTGCTAATGTATGA